From Mustelus asterias chromosome 5, sMusAst1.hap1.1, whole genome shotgun sequence, a single genomic window includes:
- the cnih4 gene encoding protein cornichon homolog 4, with the protein MEALVFILSLVDCCTLIFMAVYFIITLSDLECDYINARACCSKLNKWILPELVALGLVTVLMLVSMHWFIFLLNLPIAAWNIYRYLAVPCGNVGVFDPTEIHNRGQLKTHMKEAMIKLGFHLLCFFIYLYSMILALIND; encoded by the exons ATGGAGGCGTTGGTTTTCATCTTGTCGTTGGTCGATTGCTGCACTCTGATTTTCATGGCGGTTTATTTC ATTATCACCTTGTCAGATTTAGAATGTGATTATATAAATGCCCGAGCGTGTTGCTCCAAACTCAACAAG TGGATCCTGCCTGAGCTTGTGGCTCTGGGATTGGTTACTGTGCTGATGCTGGTCTCCATGCATTGGTTCATATTCCTGCTCAATCTGCCAATAGCAGCTTGGAATATTTACAG GTACTTAGCTGTCCCCTGTGGTAATGTAGGAGTCTTTGATCCAACCGAGATTCATAATCGTGGACAGCTCAAGACTCACATGAAGGAGGCAATGATTAAACTAGGATTCCATCTACTCTGCTTCTTTATTTATCTGTACAG